AAATGATGTAATTCGTCCTAATATACTAGGAATAAAAATAATATCAAATGTAAGCCCAGAAATGGCTAAAAAATTAGAACTTGAGCCACATCACAAAAGTTTAGGATTAATAACAGCTGATTGTGATGATGTAACATATACTGCGCTTGATGAAGCTACTAAAGCTTCTGAAGTAGAGGTAGTTTATGCAAAATCAATGTATGCAGGAGCTGCAAATGCATCAACTAAACTTGCAGGTGAAGTATTAGGTATAATAGCAGGACCAAGCCCTGCTGAAGTAAGAAGTGGATTAAATGCAGTAGTTGACTTTATGGAATATGGATCAACATTTATAAGTGCTAATGATGATGATTCAATAGCATATTATGCTCATTGTGTATCAAGAACAGGAACTTATCTTTCTAAAGTAGCAGGAATAAGAGAAGGAGAGGCATTAGCTTACTTAGTAGCACCACCACTTGAAGCAATGTATGCTCTAGATGCAGCTATGAAGGCAGCAGATGTATCAATGTGTGAATTATTTGCACCTCCAACTGAAACAAACTTTGGTGGAGCATTACTTACAGGTTCTCAATCAGCTTGTAAAGCAGCATGTGATGCTTTTGCAGAAGCAGTAAAATCAGTAGCAGATAACCCAACAGGATTCTAGTATAAATGAATGCTTTAGGTTTAGTAGAAGTAATAGGATATGTTGCTGCTATAGAAGCTAGTGATGCTTGTTTAAAGTCTGCCAATGTAAGTTTAGTAAGTATTGATAAAGTAGGAAGTGGTATAGTTACTTTAACAATAAGTGGAGATGTAGGAGCAGTTAAATCAGCAGTAGAATCAGCTGAAGTAGCTGTTAATAGAATTGGAACATTAAGATCAACTCATGTAATCCCAAGAATTAATAAAGAAGTTGCAGATGTTTTATTCAAAAAAGAAAATAAAAAAGAAACTAAAGAAGAAGTTAGCATAAATAGTGAAGTACAAGAAGCTGCATCAACAGAAATTTCTCCTTTAGAAGAAGAACAAATAACAATAAATGAAGATTCTAGTATAAAAGTAAATAATGAAATATTAGAAGATAAAATAGAAGAAAATGAAAACAATACTGACAGTTTAAATCAAAATGAATTAGATCAAGCAGTAGAAAATGAAAGCAATGCTGATTCTAATAAAGAAGATTTATCAAAGAAAAGTATAAAAGAATTAAAAGCTTATATAAAGAAACTAGACAGCTCCGTAACTAATAAAGAGTTAAACTCTTTAAAAAAGGAAGAGTTAATAGATTTAATTGATAAGCTAAGTAGAGAGGATAGATAGATATGACACTTTTAGATAAAGATTTACTATCTATACAAGAAGTAAGAACTCTTGTAAAAAA
Above is a genomic segment from Romboutsia lituseburensis containing:
- the eutL gene encoding ethanolamine utilization microcompartment protein EutL, translating into MKNDVIRPNILGIKIISNVSPEMAKKLELEPHHKSLGLITADCDDVTYTALDEATKASEVEVVYAKSMYAGAANASTKLAGEVLGIIAGPSPAEVRSGLNAVVDFMEYGSTFISANDDDSIAYYAHCVSRTGTYLSKVAGIREGEALAYLVAPPLEAMYALDAAMKAADVSMCELFAPPTETNFGGALLTGSQSACKAACDAFAEAVKSVADNPTGF
- a CDS encoding BMC domain-containing protein, giving the protein MNALGLVEVIGYVAAIEASDACLKSANVSLVSIDKVGSGIVTLTISGDVGAVKSAVESAEVAVNRIGTLRSTHVIPRINKEVADVLFKKENKKETKEEVSINSEVQEAASTEISPLEEEQITINEDSSIKVNNEILEDKIEENENNTDSLNQNELDQAVENESNADSNKEDLSKKSIKELKAYIKKLDSSVTNKELNSLKKEELIDLIDKLSREDR